From a single Nocardioides sp. dk884 genomic region:
- the pcrA gene encoding DNA helicase PcrA, producing the protein MSTPSLPGFEHLLEVRPDDTTRQRRGPTREQLLDGLNEPQRAAVVHEGAPLLVVAGAGSGKTRVLTRRIAWLISERGAHPGSILAITFTNKAAAEMKERVEELVGKRARIMWVSTFHSACVRILRKEIDRLGYKSSFSIYDAADSKRLMTMIIKDLDLDPKRYQAGPLLNWVSNHKNELHDPEDATQEAANKLEETYAAAYTIYQRRLREANALDFDDLIMMTVRLLRAFPDVRETYRRRFRHVLVDEYQDTNHAQYALVHELCADDPEHDRRDDPTAVEPAELMVVGDADQSIYAFRGANIRNILDFEQDFPNASSILLEQNYRSTQTILTAANGVIAHNKGRKPKRLWSDAGDGERIVGYVADDEHDEARFISGEIDKLVDAGAKASDVAVFYRTNAQSRVLEEVFIRTGQPYKVVGGVRFYERREVRDALAYLRLLANPADEVSLRRILNTPKRGIGDRAVACVVALAERERITFWEALRRAEEAPGLATRSLTSIRTFVAMIEELQSMVEAGERADVVLESVLARSGYLAELEESDDPQDATRVENLAELVAVAREFSDDPVAGPSADPSDVDAGTVVPGLTDFLERVALVADTDQIPEGDEGVVTMMTLHTAKGLEFPIVFLTGLEDGVFPHSRALGDQTELEEERRLAYVGITRARERLYLSRAAVRSAWGAPAHNPGSRFLDELPVDLVDWRRTEAAQTRWSRPDLSGGPSGQRLGSPTAAGRRNFSSAALRVDAAAKAKRSREIPSLAPGDRVLHDSFGMGSVVAVEGAGDKSVASIDFGSEGVKRLLLRYAPVEKL; encoded by the coding sequence ATGAGCACCCCCTCCCTTCCCGGTTTCGAGCACCTCCTCGAGGTGCGTCCCGACGACACGACCCGCCAGCGGCGCGGGCCTACCCGCGAGCAGCTGCTGGACGGGCTCAACGAGCCCCAGCGCGCTGCGGTGGTCCACGAGGGCGCGCCCCTGCTGGTGGTGGCCGGCGCGGGCTCGGGCAAGACCCGGGTGCTGACCCGGCGCATCGCGTGGCTGATCTCCGAGCGCGGCGCCCACCCCGGCTCGATCCTGGCGATCACCTTCACCAACAAGGCCGCGGCCGAGATGAAGGAGCGCGTCGAGGAGCTGGTCGGCAAGCGCGCCCGGATCATGTGGGTCTCGACCTTCCACTCCGCGTGCGTGCGGATCCTGCGCAAGGAGATCGACCGGCTGGGCTACAAGTCCTCGTTCTCGATCTACGACGCCGCCGACTCCAAGCGGCTGATGACGATGATCATCAAGGACCTCGACCTGGACCCGAAGCGCTACCAGGCCGGCCCGCTGCTCAACTGGGTCTCGAACCACAAGAACGAGCTGCACGACCCCGAGGACGCCACCCAGGAGGCGGCCAACAAGCTGGAGGAGACCTACGCCGCGGCGTACACCATCTACCAGCGGCGACTGCGCGAGGCCAACGCGCTCGACTTCGACGACCTGATCATGATGACCGTCCGCCTCTTGCGGGCATTTCCCGACGTGCGCGAGACCTACCGTCGCCGGTTCCGCCACGTGCTGGTCGATGAGTACCAGGACACCAACCACGCGCAGTACGCGCTGGTGCACGAGCTGTGCGCCGACGACCCCGAGCACGACCGCCGCGACGACCCGACGGCCGTCGAGCCCGCCGAGCTGATGGTGGTGGGCGACGCCGACCAGTCGATCTACGCGTTCCGCGGCGCCAACATCCGCAACATCCTCGACTTCGAGCAGGACTTCCCGAACGCCTCCTCGATCCTGCTGGAGCAGAACTACCGCTCCACCCAGACGATCCTTACCGCCGCGAACGGCGTGATCGCCCACAACAAGGGCCGCAAGCCCAAGCGGCTGTGGTCCGACGCCGGTGACGGCGAGCGGATCGTCGGCTACGTCGCCGACGACGAGCACGACGAGGCCCGCTTCATCTCCGGCGAGATCGACAAGCTCGTCGATGCCGGCGCGAAGGCCTCCGACGTCGCGGTGTTCTACCGCACCAACGCCCAGTCGCGCGTGCTGGAGGAGGTGTTCATCCGCACCGGCCAGCCCTACAAGGTCGTCGGCGGGGTGCGCTTCTACGAGCGCCGCGAGGTGCGCGACGCCCTCGCCTACCTGCGGCTGCTGGCCAACCCGGCCGACGAGGTCTCGCTGCGCCGCATCCTCAACACCCCCAAGCGCGGCATCGGCGACCGGGCCGTGGCCTGCGTCGTCGCGCTGGCCGAGCGTGAGCGGATCACCTTCTGGGAGGCGCTGCGGCGCGCCGAGGAGGCCCCCGGTCTCGCGACGCGCTCGCTCACGAGCATCCGCACGTTCGTCGCGATGATCGAGGAGCTCCAGTCGATGGTCGAGGCGGGGGAGCGGGCCGACGTGGTCCTCGAGTCCGTGCTCGCCCGCTCCGGCTACCTCGCCGAGCTGGAGGAGTCCGACGACCCGCAGGACGCCACCCGCGTGGAGAACCTCGCCGAGCTGGTGGCGGTCGCGCGCGAGTTCAGCGACGACCCGGTCGCCGGGCCCTCCGCGGATCCCAGCGACGTCGACGCCGGGACCGTCGTGCCCGGCCTGACCGACTTCCTGGAGCGGGTGGCGCTGGTCGCCGACACCGACCAGATCCCCGAGGGCGACGAGGGCGTGGTCACGATGATGACGCTCCACACCGCGAAGGGGCTGGAGTTCCCGATCGTGTTCCTCACCGGCCTCGAGGACGGCGTCTTCCCGCACAGCCGTGCCCTGGGTGATCAGACCGAGCTCGAGGAGGAGCGGCGCCTGGCCTACGTCGGGATCACGCGCGCCCGCGAGCGCCTCTACCTCTCCCGCGCCGCCGTCCGCTCCGCCTGGGGCGCGCCGGCCCACAACCCGGGCTCGCGCTTCCTCGACGAGCTGCCCGTCGACCTCGTCGACTGGCGCCGCACCGAGGCCGCGCAGACCCGCTGGAGCCGGCCCGACCTCTCCGGCGGTCCGTCCGGTCAGCGCCTCGGCTCGCCGACCGCGGCGGGGCGCCGCAACTTCTCCTCGGCGGCGCTGCGCGTCGACGCCGCAGCGAAGGCCAAGCGCTCGCGCGAGATCCCGTCCCTGGCCCCGGGCGACCGGGTGCTGCACGACTCCTTCGGGATGGGCAGCGTGGTCGCGGTCGAGGGGGCGGGGGACAAGTCGGTCGCCTCGATCGACTTCGGCTCCGAGGGCGTCAAGCGGCTGCTGCTGCGCTACGCCCCGGTCGAGAAGCTCTGA
- a CDS encoding universal stress protein, whose translation MHIIVATDGSKQSLAAARYARNVLDPAKVTDVSVVAVLRPLAAVAFADDLSPDDRARVGLESASFRAAAESSLRVVAEVFAGWGPQVHRRIRSGSPANELIKAARSLEAGLVVVAAGGRGLSESVLIGSTAQRVQGSAPCPVLVVRPTPRRKRG comes from the coding sequence ATGCACATCATCGTCGCCACCGACGGGTCCAAGCAGTCCCTGGCCGCAGCCCGCTACGCCCGCAACGTGCTCGACCCGGCCAAGGTCACCGACGTCTCCGTGGTGGCGGTGCTCCGACCGCTGGCGGCGGTGGCCTTCGCCGACGACCTCTCCCCGGACGACCGCGCGCGGGTGGGCCTGGAGAGCGCGAGCTTCCGCGCCGCCGCCGAGAGCTCGCTCCGTGTGGTCGCCGAGGTCTTCGCCGGCTGGGGCCCGCAGGTGCACCGGCGCATCCGCAGCGGCTCACCGGCCAACGAGCTGATCAAGGCCGCCCGCTCGCTCGAGGCGGGGCTGGTGGTGGTCGCCGCCGGCGGCCGCGGGCTCAGCGAGTCCGTGCTGATCGGCAGCACCGCCCAGCGGGTGCAGGGCTCCGCGCCCTGCCCGGTCCTCGTCGTCCGGCCGACCCCGCGGCGCAAGCGCGGCTGA
- a CDS encoding APC family permease: MSQADSAPPARPDEESELKRSITGRLLYFYVLGDVLGSGIYVLIGAVALAVGGAFWIAFAVGITVATITGLAYAELVTKYPQAAGAALYVNKAFRNPLLTFLITVCMLSATYAAAGSLANGFASYFQTVWELPPELLLTVAFIIVLAVVNFIGITESVIANMVMTLIEVSGLVIILIIGVWYIAQGDARFATLVEFDTGDKSALLGVISGVALAFFAMTGFENAANVAEETIDPGRTFPRALVGGMLTAGIIYVLVAAVTALTVEIPVIQRAGANDDPALLEVIEKGIIPVPVGFMTILFAIIAMVAITNTTLVSVVTQSRILYGMAREDVVPGIFGRIHSTRRSPWVALLFSAVVVCGLLASGADIARLATVTVVFTLFIYGLVIVSALKLRGQDEREDTFTAPRPLLLLGVLGNAVLLVYVVYDDPGSLLWCAGLLAIGVALYVVERLFGRRDRPAEHAPGETVLGEPPTRDPQQED; this comes from the coding sequence GTGAGCCAGGCAGACTCAGCACCCCCGGCGCGGCCCGACGAGGAGTCGGAGCTCAAGCGGAGCATCACCGGCCGGCTGCTGTACTTCTACGTCCTCGGCGACGTCCTCGGCTCGGGCATCTACGTCCTGATCGGCGCGGTCGCCCTCGCCGTCGGCGGCGCCTTCTGGATCGCCTTCGCCGTCGGCATCACCGTCGCCACGATCACCGGCCTGGCCTACGCCGAGCTGGTGACGAAGTATCCGCAGGCCGCCGGGGCCGCGCTCTACGTCAACAAGGCGTTCCGCAACCCGCTGTTGACCTTCTTGATCACCGTCTGCATGCTGTCGGCGACCTATGCCGCCGCGGGCTCGCTGGCCAACGGCTTCGCGTCGTACTTCCAGACGGTGTGGGAGCTGCCACCGGAGCTGTTGTTGACGGTGGCGTTCATCATCGTCCTGGCGGTGGTCAACTTCATCGGCATCACCGAGTCGGTGATCGCCAACATGGTGATGACGCTGATCGAGGTCAGCGGCCTGGTGATCATCTTGATCATCGGGGTCTGGTACATCGCCCAGGGCGACGCCCGGTTCGCGACCCTGGTCGAGTTCGACACCGGCGACAAGAGCGCCCTGCTCGGGGTCATCTCCGGCGTCGCGCTGGCCTTCTTCGCGATGACGGGCTTCGAGAACGCCGCCAACGTCGCCGAGGAGACCATCGACCCGGGCCGCACCTTCCCGCGCGCACTGGTCGGCGGCATGCTCACGGCGGGCATCATCTACGTGCTGGTCGCGGCGGTCACCGCGCTCACCGTCGAGATCCCCGTGATCCAGCGGGCCGGGGCGAACGACGATCCCGCGCTGCTGGAGGTGATCGAGAAGGGCATCATCCCGGTGCCGGTCGGGTTCATGACGATCCTGTTCGCGATCATCGCGATGGTGGCGATCACCAACACGACGCTGGTCTCGGTGGTCACCCAGTCGCGCATCCTCTACGGCATGGCCCGCGAGGACGTCGTCCCGGGCATCTTCGGCCGCATCCACTCCACCCGGCGCAGCCCGTGGGTGGCGCTGCTGTTCTCCGCCGTCGTGGTGTGCGGGCTGCTGGCCTCCGGAGCGGACATCGCGCGGCTGGCCACCGTGACGGTCGTCTTCACGCTGTTCATCTACGGCCTCGTCATCGTCTCCGCGCTCAAGCTTCGCGGCCAGGACGAGCGCGAGGACACCTTCACCGCACCGCGACCGCTGCTGCTCCTCGGTGTCCTGGGCAACGCGGTGCTGCTCGTCTACGTCGTCTACGACGACCCGGGGTCGCTGCTGTGGTGCGCCGGGCTGCTCGCGATCGGGGTGGCGTTGTACGTCGTGGAGCGGCTCTTCGGCCGGCGCGACCGGCCCGCCGAGCACGCACCGGGGGAGACGGTCCTCGGTGAGCCCCCTACCCGTGACCCGCAGCAGGAGGACTGA
- the betT gene encoding choline BCCT transporter BetT: MSATTRTPSDAPAPTGRRTEEPSSRLNRPVFAVSATFIIAVTLWCTIAPEHAYSTLGDLVAWVSTWFGWYYVALATGILGFVLFLGCSRYGSVRLGPEHSRPQFSTGAWSAMLFAAGIGTDLMFYAVYEPVTQYLAPPSTEAGTVDAAREATAWTLFHYGVTGWGMYALMGIALAYFAYRLHQPLAVRSALYPLIGRRVNGPIGHSVDVATVLGTIFGVATSLGIGVVGLNVGLDLVFGLPQGLPVQAALIVVAVVIASVSAVSGVERGIKRLSQANVLLAVALVVFVLVTGRTSYLLNAVVLNVGDFVRLFPEMSMQTFAYEDTGDWMSFWTLFFWAWWMAWAAFVGLFLARISRGRTIRQFVVGTMIIPFTYIVMWVSVFGNAALDEVRSGNVSFTRTASEAIDPSVGLWALLQEYPAFTFTAGLAIVVGLLFYVTSADSGALVMANLSSHQRTVHDDARPWLRVFWAVATGALTLAALAAGDIFALQYATVVIGLPFAFVMLAVGWGLYRALRTEMHLADSRDSVLPGALSGRSTDPSDARPAVPWQARMRRMMSFPPRARAEQFCADVVTPALADVAAELTEQGVAATVRVEDTDGELAVELRAEVGGALTFCYRVEHRSAPVPAYGGAPLLGSDVYSRLEVHLLHGGEGYDVMGYSRTQLLDDVMDQYERHLEFLRLRDGAGA; this comes from the coding sequence ATGAGCGCGACCACGAGAACCCCGTCCGACGCGCCCGCACCCACAGGGCGGCGCACCGAGGAGCCGTCGAGCCGGCTGAACCGGCCGGTGTTCGCGGTCTCGGCGACGTTCATCATCGCCGTGACGCTGTGGTGCACCATCGCCCCGGAGCACGCCTACTCGACCCTCGGCGACCTGGTGGCGTGGGTGTCGACCTGGTTCGGGTGGTACTACGTCGCGCTCGCGACCGGCATCCTCGGGTTCGTCCTCTTCCTCGGGTGCTCCCGCTACGGCTCGGTGCGCCTGGGCCCGGAGCACTCGCGCCCGCAGTTCAGCACCGGGGCGTGGTCGGCGATGCTCTTCGCCGCCGGCATCGGCACGGACCTGATGTTCTACGCCGTCTACGAGCCGGTGACGCAGTACCTCGCGCCGCCCTCGACCGAGGCCGGCACCGTCGACGCCGCCCGCGAGGCCACCGCCTGGACGCTGTTCCACTACGGGGTGACGGGGTGGGGGATGTACGCCCTGATGGGCATCGCGCTGGCCTACTTCGCCTACCGGCTTCACCAGCCGCTCGCGGTCCGTTCCGCGCTGTACCCGCTGATCGGGCGTCGGGTGAACGGCCCGATCGGGCACTCCGTCGACGTCGCCACGGTGCTCGGCACCATCTTCGGCGTCGCCACCTCGCTCGGCATCGGTGTCGTGGGCCTCAACGTCGGGCTCGACCTCGTGTTCGGGCTGCCGCAGGGCCTTCCGGTCCAGGCCGCGCTCATCGTGGTCGCCGTCGTGATCGCCTCGGTCTCGGCGGTGAGCGGCGTCGAGCGCGGCATCAAGCGGCTCTCCCAGGCCAACGTCCTGCTGGCCGTCGCGCTGGTCGTCTTCGTGCTCGTCACCGGGCGCACGTCGTACCTGCTCAACGCGGTCGTGCTCAATGTCGGCGACTTCGTGCGGCTGTTCCCCGAGATGTCGATGCAGACCTTCGCCTACGAGGACACCGGCGACTGGATGAGCTTCTGGACGCTGTTCTTCTGGGCTTGGTGGATGGCCTGGGCGGCGTTCGTCGGGCTCTTCCTGGCCCGGATCTCGCGCGGCCGCACGATCCGTCAGTTCGTCGTCGGCACGATGATCATCCCGTTCACCTACATCGTGATGTGGGTGTCGGTCTTCGGCAACGCCGCCCTCGACGAGGTCCGCAGCGGCAACGTCTCCTTCACCCGCACCGCCTCCGAGGCGATCGATCCCTCGGTCGGGCTGTGGGCGCTGCTCCAGGAGTACCCCGCCTTCACCTTCACCGCCGGCCTGGCGATCGTGGTCGGCCTGCTGTTCTACGTCACCTCGGCCGACTCCGGCGCACTGGTGATGGCCAACCTGTCCTCGCACCAGCGCACCGTCCACGACGACGCGCGGCCGTGGCTACGGGTGTTCTGGGCGGTCGCGACCGGCGCGCTGACCCTCGCCGCCCTGGCGGCGGGCGACATCTTCGCCCTCCAGTACGCCACGGTGGTGATCGGACTGCCGTTCGCCTTCGTCATGCTCGCGGTGGGCTGGGGTCTCTACCGCGCGCTGCGCACCGAGATGCACCTCGCCGACAGCCGCGACAGCGTGCTGCCCGGCGCCCTGTCGGGGCGGAGCACCGACCCGAGCGACGCGCGGCCAGCGGTGCCGTGGCAGGCCCGGATGCGCCGGATGATGTCGTTCCCGCCGCGGGCGCGCGCCGAGCAGTTCTGCGCCGACGTGGTCACCCCCGCCCTGGCGGACGTGGCCGCCGAGCTCACCGAGCAGGGCGTCGCGGCGACGGTCCGCGTCGAGGACACCGATGGCGAGCTCGCCGTCGAGCTCCGCGCGGAGGTCGGGGGAGCGCTCACGTTCTGCTACCGCGTCGAGCACCGAAGCGCCCCCGTGCCGGCGTACGGCGGGGCACCGCTGCTCGGCAGCGACGTCTACAGCCGCCTCGAGGTGCACCTGCTCCACGGCGGTGAGGGCTACGACGTGATGGGCTACTCGCGCACCCAGCTGCTCGACGACGTCATGGACCAGTACGAGCGACACCTGGAGTTCCTGCGCCTGCGGGACGGGGCCGGGGCCTAG
- a CDS encoding LuxR C-terminal-related transcriptional regulator yields MTEPDTPSTAPVRVVVVDDHAMFRRGVRAELASAGAGVVEVVAEAADVDEAIAAVRAHRPGVVLLDVHLPGGGGVEVMRRQPPDGTRYLALSVSDAAEDVIGTIRGGARGYVTKTITGPELVDAIRRVADGDAVFSPRLAGFVLDAFAGSIEVAAVDEDLDRLTEREREVMRLIARGYAYKEVAKELFISIKTVETHMSSVLRKLQLSSRHELTRWASDRRLL; encoded by the coding sequence ATGACCGAGCCGGACACACCGTCGACCGCACCCGTGCGTGTCGTGGTGGTCGACGACCACGCGATGTTCCGTCGCGGTGTGCGCGCCGAGCTCGCCTCGGCGGGGGCCGGTGTGGTCGAGGTGGTGGCCGAGGCCGCGGACGTCGACGAGGCGATCGCGGCGGTGCGGGCACACCGGCCCGGCGTCGTACTGCTCGACGTGCACCTGCCCGGCGGCGGCGGGGTCGAGGTGATGCGGCGCCAGCCCCCGGACGGCACCCGCTACCTCGCGCTGAGCGTCTCCGACGCGGCGGAGGACGTGATCGGGACGATCCGCGGCGGCGCCCGCGGCTACGTCACCAAGACCATCACCGGCCCCGAGCTGGTCGACGCGATCCGTCGGGTGGCCGACGGCGACGCGGTGTTCTCCCCGCGGCTGGCCGGCTTCGTGCTCGACGCCTTCGCGGGGTCGATCGAGGTCGCCGCCGTCGATGAGGACCTCGACCGGCTCACCGAGCGCGAGCGCGAGGTGATGCGCCTGATCGCTCGCGGCTACGCCTACAAGGAGGTGGCCAAGGAGCTGTTCATCTCGATCAAGACCGTCGAGACCCACATGTCCAGCGTGCTGCGCAAGCTCCAGCTCTCCTCGCGCCACGAGCTCACCCGCTGGGCCTCCGACCGCCGCCTCCTCTGA
- a CDS encoding ATP-binding protein, with protein MSSPSSTAPPPGAAAPRETRKAYRDTHDVVIGGVASGLAEHLGLPVLTVRVAFLVLALLGFLGVALYAGLWMVLPADNRFPVDAPGLESATRGGRRPGPRRRWTDYGPMIALHTLGFGLVLVAEAIFGRGAIFWPVFLGLVGLALLWRQADEAQRERWRDTSGRVDPLRIVFGGGGWGAVARVASGVSLVVAAALIIGLDGASLADARGAVAGGALVLLGIAVVVGPWVYRLAIDLSAEREERVRNQERADVAAHLHDSVLQTLALIQKNATDSAAVARLARAQERDLRAWLYAEEAQDERTLASALRGAMAEIEDAHGITVDVVTVGDCDLDEQLHPVLAAAREAVTNVAKHAGTGRADVYAEVTDTAVDIFVRDRGCGFDPDRTAPDRYGVRHSIVDRLQRHGGRAEVRSAPGEGTEVRLHLPRPTSTDPSRGDER; from the coding sequence ATGAGCAGCCCATCCAGCACGGCGCCGCCACCCGGCGCCGCAGCGCCCCGGGAGACCCGCAAGGCCTACCGCGACACCCACGACGTCGTGATCGGCGGCGTCGCCTCCGGCCTGGCCGAGCACCTCGGACTGCCGGTCCTCACCGTCCGCGTCGCGTTCCTGGTGCTGGCGCTGCTCGGCTTCCTCGGCGTCGCGCTGTACGCCGGGCTGTGGATGGTGCTGCCGGCCGACAACCGCTTCCCCGTCGACGCTCCGGGCCTGGAGAGCGCCACCCGCGGCGGGCGGCGTCCCGGCCCGCGGCGGCGCTGGACGGACTACGGGCCGATGATCGCGCTGCACACCCTCGGCTTCGGCCTGGTGCTGGTCGCCGAGGCCATCTTCGGGCGTGGCGCGATCTTCTGGCCGGTGTTCCTCGGCCTGGTCGGCCTCGCCCTGCTGTGGCGCCAGGCCGACGAGGCCCAGCGCGAGCGGTGGCGCGACACCAGCGGGCGGGTCGACCCGCTGCGCATCGTCTTCGGCGGTGGCGGGTGGGGAGCGGTCGCCCGGGTCGCGAGCGGGGTCAGCCTGGTCGTCGCCGCCGCGCTCATCATCGGTCTCGACGGTGCCTCCCTCGCCGACGCGCGCGGCGCGGTGGCGGGCGGGGCGCTGGTGCTGCTCGGCATCGCGGTCGTGGTCGGTCCGTGGGTCTATCGCCTCGCCATCGACCTCTCCGCCGAGCGCGAGGAGCGGGTCCGCAACCAGGAGCGCGCCGACGTGGCGGCGCACCTGCACGACTCGGTGCTGCAGACTCTCGCGCTCATCCAGAAGAACGCCACCGACTCCGCCGCGGTCGCGCGTCTGGCCCGCGCCCAGGAGCGCGACCTGCGCGCCTGGCTCTACGCGGAGGAGGCCCAGGACGAGCGGACCCTGGCCAGCGCGCTGCGCGGCGCGATGGCCGAGATCGAGGACGCCCACGGCATCACGGTGGACGTCGTGACGGTCGGTGACTGCGACCTCGACGAGCAGCTGCACCCGGTGCTCGCTGCGGCCCGCGAGGCCGTCACCAACGTCGCCAAGCACGCCGGCACCGGCCGCGCCGACGTCTACGCCGAGGTCACCGACACCGCCGTCGACATCTTCGTGCGCGATCGCGGCTGCGGCTTCGACCCCGACCGCACGGCCCCGGACCGCTACGGCGTCCGCCACAGCATCGTGGACCGCCTCCAGCGCCACGGGGGCCGCGCCGAGGTCCGCTCGGCGCCCGGCGAGGGCACCGAGGTGCGCCTGCACCTGCCCCGCCCCACCAGCACCGACCCGAGCCGAGGAGACGAGCGATGA
- a CDS encoding PspC domain-containing protein, producing the protein MTSTPPDAPIGPDGPDDPGAPGGPGRPAGGPRARGEEIRDLGRLRRSTTDHHVAGVAGGLARHLDIDPVILRVAFVVLIFFGGAGLLLYGACWLLVPPDDGTAPVVRLDDRTRSIVLLVAAGLSALALVGDSWGVIGFPWPLAIVGAVALVLLTRNRDSAPASPPAYEQYPYAAQAPGAGPATGPTTGPATDPAAVPGAPTYQPGTYQPWMAANAVPPTGTYPPPYTAPPSNPTRRGPLLFWVTMALAALGVGILGIVDVAGAGVPDSAYAALVVATCGVMLVLGAFFGRAGGLTAVGLVAALLMAGTTVGENLVDGDERYRPLSSLEVESSYDVGAGDLVLDLSAVEDPEALAGRSIDVEGGVGRLEVIVPDDLRVRASADVGIGSAALFASDDAGFGVSTGATSGPAGEPLEIVADLGIGQVRIHTESQEAAR; encoded by the coding sequence ATGACCAGCACACCTCCCGACGCCCCGATCGGCCCCGACGGCCCCGACGACCCCGGTGCGCCCGGTGGCCCCGGCCGGCCGGCCGGGGGGCCCCGCGCCCGCGGTGAGGAGATCCGCGACCTGGGCCGGCTGCGCCGCAGCACCACCGACCACCACGTCGCCGGCGTCGCGGGCGGGCTGGCGCGCCACCTCGACATCGACCCGGTGATCCTGCGCGTCGCGTTCGTGGTGCTGATCTTCTTCGGCGGCGCCGGGCTGCTGCTGTACGGCGCCTGCTGGCTGCTGGTGCCCCCGGACGACGGCACCGCTCCGGTGGTGCGTCTGGACGACCGCACCCGCAGCATCGTGCTGCTGGTGGCCGCCGGCCTCTCCGCCCTGGCGCTGGTCGGCGACTCGTGGGGGGTCATCGGCTTCCCCTGGCCGTTGGCGATCGTCGGCGCGGTCGCGCTGGTGCTGCTCACCCGCAACCGCGACAGCGCCCCCGCCAGCCCGCCGGCCTACGAGCAGTACCCGTACGCCGCGCAGGCCCCGGGTGCCGGCCCCGCCACCGGCCCCACCACCGGCCCGGCCACCGACCCGGCAGCGGTGCCCGGCGCCCCGACGTACCAGCCGGGCACCTACCAGCCCTGGATGGCCGCGAACGCCGTACCGCCGACGGGCACCTACCCCCCGCCGTACACCGCCCCGCCGTCGAACCCCACCCGCCGCGGCCCGCTGCTGTTCTGGGTGACGATGGCCCTCGCCGCGCTCGGCGTCGGCATCCTCGGCATCGTCGACGTGGCCGGTGCCGGCGTCCCGGACAGCGCCTACGCGGCCCTCGTGGTGGCGACCTGCGGGGTGATGCTGGTCCTCGGCGCGTTCTTCGGTCGCGCCGGCGGCCTGACCGCGGTCGGGCTGGTCGCGGCCCTGCTGATGGCCGGCACCACCGTCGGTGAGAACCTCGTCGACGGCGACGAGCGGTACCGCCCGCTGAGCTCCCTCGAGGTCGAGAGCAGCTACGACGTCGGCGCCGGCGACCTGGTCCTCGACCTCAGCGCCGTCGAGGACCCGGAGGCACTGGCAGGTCGCTCCATCGACGTCGAGGGCGGCGTCGGGCGCCTCGAGGTGATCGTTCCCGACGACCTGCGGGTGCGTGCGAGCGCCGACGTCGGCATCGGCAGCGCCGCGCTGTTCGCCAGCGACGACGCCGGCTTCGGGGTCAGCACCGGCGCGACGAGCGGCCCCGCAGGGGAGCCCCTCGAGATCGTCGCGGACCTCGGCATCGGCCAGGTCCGCATCCACACCGAGTCCCAGGAGGCGGCGCGATGA
- a CDS encoding glycerophosphodiester phosphodiesterase family protein → MSQTTTLPPPVPALAPRRTPGGAGSPTVVAHRGASGHRPEHTLEAYRTAIRMGADAVELDLVPTADGALIVRHESELSRTTDIGARPDLAHLRRTRPVDGVPRAGWFSEDLTLAQVRTLTARERMPELRPGNTVHDGREGVPTLDEALATIHAEGVRAGRRVGVLLELKEPARFAGRGLAVEGPLLAALARHGLDDAAAPVAVLSFEETVLRRLALRTRVPLVRLLDVGDDAGAAALEEIASYAGGVGVHQDLVVPRARSGRARPSVLVRDAHRRGLGVHAWTLRAENRFLAREHRRGPHPGGLGDVAGAAGALLAAGVDGLITDHPDLVLPAVRARA, encoded by the coding sequence GTGAGCCAGACGACGACCCTCCCGCCCCCTGTCCCGGCCCTCGCCCCGCGTCGTACGCCGGGGGGCGCGGGGAGTCCGACGGTGGTGGCCCACCGCGGCGCGAGCGGCCACCGCCCCGAGCACACGCTGGAGGCCTACCGCACCGCGATCCGGATGGGCGCCGACGCTGTCGAGCTCGACCTGGTGCCCACCGCGGACGGGGCCCTGATCGTGCGCCACGAGAGCGAGCTGAGCCGCACCACCGACATCGGCGCGCGCCCCGACCTGGCCCACCTGCGCCGGACCCGGCCGGTGGACGGCGTGCCCCGGGCCGGGTGGTTCAGCGAGGACCTGACGCTCGCGCAGGTGCGGACGCTGACCGCGCGCGAGCGGATGCCGGAGCTGCGGCCGGGCAACACGGTGCACGACGGGCGCGAGGGGGTGCCGACGCTCGACGAGGCGCTGGCGACGATCCACGCGGAGGGGGTGCGGGCCGGTCGTCGGGTCGGTGTACTGCTGGAGCTGAAGGAGCCCGCCCGCTTCGCCGGTCGCGGGCTCGCGGTGGAGGGACCGCTGCTCGCCGCCCTGGCCCGTCACGGCCTGGACGACGCGGCTGCCCCGGTCGCGGTCTTGTCCTTCGAGGAGACCGTGCTGCGCCGACTGGCGCTTCGGACCCGGGTGCCGCTGGTGCGCCTGCTCGACGTCGGCGACGACGCGGGTGCGGCCGCGCTCGAGGAGATCGCGTCCTACGCGGGCGGCGTGGGGGTGCACCAGGACCTGGTGGTGCCCCGGGCCCGCTCGGGTCGGGCCCGGCCGTCGGTGCTGGTCCGCGACGCGCACCGGCGCGGGCTGGGAGTCCACGCCTGGACCCTGCGGGCGGAGAACCGGTTCCTGGCCCGCGAGCACCGGCGCGGCCCGCACCCGGGCGGCCTCGGCGACGTCGCCGGCGCTGCCGGCGCGCTGCTGGCGGCCGGGGTGGACGGGCTGATCACCGACCACCCCGACCTGGTGCTGCCCGCCGTCCGCGCGAGGGCGTGA